Proteins found in one Erythrobacter sp. KY5 genomic segment:
- a CDS encoding PqqD family protein produces the protein MQLSDRFAVSADVVAREVGGELVLLDLSSGQYFGLDPVGGRIWELLAEGPRELAQLCDSVEAEFDAPRDRIEADLLSLAKQLKDQDLIVAA, from the coding sequence ATGCAACTCAGCGACCGTTTTGCTGTTTCTGCCGACGTGGTTGCACGCGAAGTCGGCGGGGAATTGGTTCTTCTCGACCTATCGAGCGGACAGTATTTCGGGCTTGATCCAGTTGGAGGTCGCATCTGGGAACTGCTTGCCGAAGGTCCGCGCGAGCTTGCGCAATTGTGCGATAGCGTAGAGGCCGAATTCGATGCACCCCGCGACCGCATCGAAGCCGATCTCTTGTCTCTCGCAAAGCAGTTGAAAGATCAGGATCTGATTGTCGCCGCTTAG